One Corynebacterium tuberculostearicum DNA window includes the following coding sequences:
- a CDS encoding IS3 family transposase (programmed frameshift): protein MFIVSQQRKKYTPEYRREAANLVIESERPIAHVAKEIGVSAGLLGRWVKLERERRGASDGMSEADLRAENARLRRELAEAKMDNEFLFKSDSLLRREATRAEKFELMQQEKANYSIKRMARLLKVSRSGYYKWADTQQKRLSGKDNRATFYDDVDRKIHQIWKDSDEVYGAPRITAELTERYRITLNRKTVAKRMRLMGIEGISPRAFVPVTTIQAKRQSSLPDLVKRVFDTGDLNRVWMSDITYLRTSEGWLYLCAVRDGHSRRVLGWAMDSVQDTCLVERALRMAYTLRGDVPDGLVFHADRGTQFTSEKLWEVCHNLGIAQSVGRTGVCFDNAMAESFWSTLKTEFYDRKRWPTRDAARKAVAYWMEVVYNRRRRHSALGMVSPVDFENHIGLTTSRKEIAA, encoded by the exons ATGTTCATTGTGAGTCAACAGCGCAAGAAGTACACGCCGGAGTACCGGCGTGAAGCCGCGAACTTGGTAATCGAGTCAGAGCGCCCGATCGCTCATGTGGCTAAGGAGATTGGCGTCTCCGCCGGGCTTTTAGGCCGGTGGGTCAAACTCGAGCGTGAACGCCGAGGGGCCTCGGATGGGATGAGTGAGGCGGATCTTCGTGCTGAGAATGCTCGTCTGCGCCGTGAGTTGGCGGAAGCCAAGATGGATAATGAGTTTTTGT TCAAAAGCGACAGCCTTCTTCGCCGCGAAGCAACGCGAGCAGAAAAGTTCGAATTGATGCAGCAGGAGAAGGCAAACTACAGCATCAAACGCATGGCACGGCTATTAAAAGTGTCTCGGTCTGGATACTACAAATGGGCTGATACGCAGCAGAAACGACTATCCGGAAAAGATAATCGTGCAACATTTTACGATGACGTTGACCGCAAGATTCATCAGATCTGGAAAGACTCCGATGAGGTTTATGGTGCTCCCCGGATCACCGCAGAACTTACCGAGCGTTACCGGATCACCCTGAATCGCAAGACTGTGGCTAAGCGGATGCGCCTGATGGGAATTGAAGGGATTTCACCGCGTGCCTTTGTCCCGGTGACAACGATTCAAGCTAAGCGTCAGTCGAGTCTTCCTGACCTGGTCAAGCGCGTGTTTGATACTGGTGATCTCAACCGAGTGTGGATGTCGGATATTACCTACCTACGCACCAGCGAGGGATGGTTGTACTTGTGTGCGGTCCGCGACGGCCATTCCCGCAGGGTGCTGGGCTGGGCGATGGATAGCGTTCAAGATACATGCCTGGTCGAACGGGCCCTGCGGATGGCATATACACTGCGCGGTGACGTTCCTGATGGGCTGGTGTTCCACGCTGACCGCGGAACGCAATTTACCAGCGAGAAGCTCTGGGAAGTCTGCCATAACCTGGGCATTGCTCAGTCTGTGGGGCGTACTGGTGTGTGCTTTGATAACGCGATGGCTGAGTCGTTCTGGTCGACGCTTAAAACCGAGTTCTACGACCGTAAGCGTTGGCCTACCCGCGATGCTGCGCGCAAGGCCGTTGCCTACTGGATGGAAGTCGTTTACAACCGTCGGCGCCGGCACTCTGCACTAGGAATGGTCAGTCCCGTCGACTTCGAAAACCACATTGGTCTAACCACCAGTAGAAAAGAAATAGCTGCCTAA
- a CDS encoding IS256 family transposase, with the protein MTTVTRRDPADKAKIDAIEKKLLANPEIAKLIDDLGTSTTDANDLVRGMLQASITRGLNAEMDAHLGYESGDRSGKAAAGTDNHRNGSYTKTVDSNYGPVTVDIPRDRTGTFIPTMVPKGSRRLTDVDDMIVSLYAGGMTIRDIQHHMATAMRVDISHETISAVTDAVLDEVMVWQNRQLDEFYPVIFLDALRIKVRDGGRVVNKSAYMAIGVDLDGIKHILGLWIAKEEGASFWAQVCANLSNRGVKDVFIVCCDGLKGLPEAVEATWPNSMVQTCIVHLIRAANRWVAYGDRRAVSAALKKVYTATDESTARAALAEFEASELGEKYPRSVKVWQDAWARFVPFLQFPPAARKVIYTTNSIESFNNELRKATRNRVQFTNDESALKTLWLMICNIEDKRAAKRAKQGKRVSRTAGRLMEGARVSGWKQAINQMAVAYPDRFDKYL; encoded by the coding sequence ATGACTACTGTGACAAGACGAGATCCGGCCGATAAGGCCAAGATTGATGCGATTGAAAAGAAGCTTCTTGCTAACCCTGAAATCGCGAAACTGATTGACGACCTAGGCACGTCCACAACGGATGCCAATGACCTGGTTCGCGGCATGCTGCAAGCCTCGATTACTAGGGGTTTGAATGCCGAGATGGATGCCCACCTCGGCTACGAGTCTGGTGATAGGAGCGGCAAAGCTGCAGCTGGGACAGACAATCACCGCAACGGGTCGTACACAAAGACCGTGGATTCTAACTACGGGCCGGTCACCGTGGATATCCCCAGAGACAGGACTGGGACGTTTATCCCAACTATGGTCCCTAAAGGCTCGAGACGTTTAACTGATGTCGATGACATGATTGTCAGCTTGTACGCCGGTGGGATGACAATCAGGGATATCCAGCACCACATGGCAACGGCGATGCGGGTTGATATCTCCCATGAGACGATTTCAGCGGTTACTGACGCCGTCTTGGATGAGGTTATGGTCTGGCAAAACCGCCAGCTAGATGAGTTCTACCCGGTCATTTTCCTGGACGCGCTGCGCATTAAAGTCCGCGATGGCGGCCGGGTAGTCAACAAGAGTGCGTACATGGCAATCGGTGTGGACCTTGACGGCATCAAACACATTTTAGGATTGTGGATTGCCAAAGAAGAAGGCGCTTCATTTTGGGCGCAGGTATGCGCCAATCTTTCTAACCGTGGTGTCAAAGACGTCTTTATCGTCTGCTGTGACGGGCTGAAAGGCCTACCAGAAGCAGTCGAGGCAACCTGGCCGAACTCTATGGTGCAAACCTGTATCGTGCACCTGATACGTGCCGCGAACCGGTGGGTAGCCTACGGGGATCGCCGGGCTGTATCAGCCGCGTTGAAGAAGGTCTACACCGCCACAGACGAGTCCACAGCTAGGGCTGCTTTAGCCGAATTCGAGGCTTCCGAGCTGGGTGAGAAGTATCCCCGCTCAGTCAAGGTCTGGCAGGACGCGTGGGCGCGGTTTGTCCCGTTTCTGCAGTTCCCACCAGCAGCTAGGAAGGTGATCTATACGACGAACTCCATTGAATCTTTTAACAATGAGCTGCGTAAAGCTACTCGCAACAGGGTGCAGTTCACCAACGATGAATCAGCCCTAAAGACGCTGTGGTTGATGATCTGCAATATTGAAGACAAGCGAGCCGCCAAGAGAGCAAAGCAAGGTAAACGAGTCTCAAGAACAGCCGGCAGACTCATGGAAGGAGCCCGAGTATCCGGCTGGAAACAAGCCATCAACCAAATGGCCGTGGCCTACCCCGACCGCTTCGACAAATACCTATAA
- a CDS encoding IS3 family transposase (programmed frameshift): MPRKYSVEFKEKAVHQIIEMVRLESCSLQRAYTEVGELLGVSHHTLRAWYRDSASVRDDSDASGGETMEEELKRLRRENRELKRANGILKTASGFFRSGTRPTHDQMISYIDTYKDQFGVEAICRVLKQADRGFITSRGYRKATTRVPSARALSDSLLIPEIQRVHAENFSVYGIRKMWHAMNREGFHIGRDKAARLMKLAGVSGRRRGRTPVTTISPKTPDHRPDLVQRNFRAQAPGRLWVADITYVRTSSGFAYTAFVVDVFSRKIVGVATRSTMRTDALPMEALEHALTTAGRIHGNQLIHHSDRGSQYVSLKYSTALAESGIRPSVGTVGDSYDNALAETVNGLYKAELIHAQGPWTSVGEVELATLRWVHWWNTKRLHEALDYATPQEVEIDYYLTQPVSTG; this comes from the exons ATGCCTAGAAAGTATTCCGTCGAGTTCAAGGAGAAGGCGGTCCATCAGATCATCGAAATGGTCCGCCTGGAGTCTTGCTCACTGCAACGCGCCTACACGGAGGTCGGTGAGCTGCTTGGAGTATCTCACCACACGTTGCGGGCTTGGTACCGTGACAGCGCTTCAGTACGTGATGACTCTGACGCTTCAGGCGGCGAGACAATGGAAGAAGAGCTCAAGCGTCTGCGCCGCGAAAACCGCGAACTGAAACGAGCAAACGGGATTCTTAAGACTGCTTCGG GCTTTTTTCGCAGCGGAACTCGACCGACCCACGACCAAATGATCTCTTACATCGACACGTATAAAGATCAGTTTGGGGTCGAGGCCATCTGCCGAGTCCTGAAACAAGCAGATCGTGGATTCATTACTTCACGCGGCTACCGCAAAGCCACCACACGCGTTCCCAGTGCAAGGGCCTTAAGCGATAGCCTGCTCATCCCAGAAATACAGCGTGTGCATGCGGAGAACTTCTCGGTCTACGGTATCCGCAAAATGTGGCACGCGATGAACCGTGAAGGTTTTCATATCGGTCGTGACAAGGCTGCACGACTGATGAAGCTAGCAGGTGTTTCTGGCCGCAGACGTGGACGAACCCCTGTGACAACGATTAGCCCGAAGACGCCGGATCATCGCCCAGACCTAGTACAGCGAAACTTTCGTGCACAAGCGCCAGGCAGGTTGTGGGTTGCCGACATTACCTATGTTCGCACTTCGTCAGGATTCGCCTACACCGCATTTGTAGTTGATGTCTTCAGTCGGAAAATTGTTGGTGTTGCTACACGCTCGACGATGCGTACCGATGCGCTGCCCATGGAGGCTTTGGAGCATGCGTTAACGACTGCAGGGCGAATTCATGGAAACCAGTTAATTCACCATAGTGATCGGGGCAGCCAGTACGTGTCACTGAAGTATTCCACTGCGCTAGCGGAATCTGGAATCCGTCCGAGTGTGGGAACAGTCGGCGATTCTTATGACAATGCTCTAGCCGAAACAGTCAATGGTCTCTACAAGGCGGAACTGATTCATGCTCAAGGTCCGTGGACGTCGGTCGGAGAAGTCGAACTGGCCACCTTGCGGTGGGTGCATTGGTGGAACACCAAGCGGCTTCATGAAGCTTTGGACTACGCCACCCCACAGGAAGTAGAAATCGACTACTATCTCACGCAGCCCGTCAGTACGGGGTAG
- a CDS encoding IS256 family transposase, with product MAADPHHIDPTAYLEELLTQASPDLMRQMLTDFINQILSAQADTVCGADYATVSAERTNTRNGYRHRQLDTRVGSIDVAIPKLRTGAFFPDWLLERRSRTERALTTVIATCYLKGVSTRRMNDLVATLGINNLSKSQVSQMAKELDDMVDDFRTRRLDQGPYHFVSCDALTMKVREGGRVVKTSVLLATGVNADGYRELLGMQVATAESTASWTGFFRDLIARGLTGVFLVTSDAHLGIQAAVGDCLPQASWQRCRTHFAKNLSAQVPKTQWPTLSAMFHTIFQQPDAASVWAQAREVIEFCQQKFPHVATYLEECLDELLAFTAAPRAVWTKIWSNNPTERLNREIRRRTDVVGIFPNRDAVVRLVGAVLAEQHDDWIQQKRYMSLTSLAQTKEIIAAGVIDEDRDNNQEIAA from the coding sequence ATGGCCGCTGACCCTCATCATATCGATCCGACCGCGTATCTCGAAGAGCTACTGACTCAAGCGTCCCCAGATTTGATGCGCCAAATGCTCACTGACTTCATCAACCAGATTCTTTCCGCCCAAGCAGACACCGTCTGCGGGGCTGATTACGCCACCGTGTCAGCCGAGCGCACCAACACACGTAATGGCTACCGTCATCGCCAACTTGATACCCGAGTCGGCAGCATTGATGTGGCAATCCCGAAGCTACGCACCGGCGCATTTTTCCCTGACTGGCTGCTAGAGCGCCGCAGCCGCACCGAGCGTGCCCTGACCACAGTCATCGCCACCTGCTACCTGAAAGGAGTCTCCACTCGCAGGATGAACGACCTGGTGGCCACCCTTGGGATCAACAACTTGTCGAAGTCTCAGGTCAGCCAGATGGCCAAAGAACTCGATGACATGGTCGATGACTTCCGCACCCGCCGGCTTGACCAAGGCCCCTACCACTTTGTCTCCTGCGACGCGCTGACAATGAAGGTGCGGGAAGGCGGACGTGTCGTAAAGACCAGCGTGTTGCTGGCCACAGGTGTCAACGCTGACGGCTACCGAGAGCTTTTGGGCATGCAGGTTGCCACCGCGGAATCTACCGCGTCGTGGACCGGGTTCTTTCGGGACCTCATCGCCCGTGGCCTGACCGGGGTATTCCTCGTTACTAGTGATGCCCATCTTGGTATTCAAGCAGCCGTGGGTGACTGCCTGCCGCAGGCTAGTTGGCAGCGGTGTCGAACACACTTCGCGAAGAACCTCTCGGCCCAGGTTCCCAAAACCCAATGGCCGACTCTGTCAGCGATGTTTCACACAATCTTTCAGCAACCCGATGCCGCTAGTGTGTGGGCCCAAGCTCGTGAGGTTATTGAATTCTGCCAGCAGAAATTCCCTCACGTTGCCACCTACCTCGAGGAGTGTCTCGACGAGCTGTTGGCGTTTACCGCTGCGCCGAGAGCGGTGTGGACCAAAATCTGGTCGAATAACCCCACTGAACGGCTCAATAGGGAGATCCGCCGGCGTACCGATGTCGTAGGAATCTTCCCAAACCGAGACGCTGTTGTGCGCCTTGTTGGGGCGGTTTTGGCCGAACAGCACGATGACTGGATCCAACAGAAGCGTTATATGTCACTGACCAGCCTGGCACAGACCAAAGAGATCATCGCCGCTGGGGTCATCGACGAGGACCGCGACAACAACCAGGAGATCGCCGCGTGA
- a CDS encoding antitoxin → MTRPIDELLRQAGVPSLGSNNGTLSGGEMAIARIVSALRADWDRLDGQQQRALITALEASTQATEEAEAFVLNQLKKH, encoded by the coding sequence ATGACTCGCCCAATTGATGAGCTGTTGCGCCAAGCTGGTGTGCCGTCGTTAGGGTCAAACAACGGCACACTCAGTGGTGGAGAGATGGCAATCGCACGTATTGTCAGTGCTCTGCGAGCAGATTGGGACAGGCTCGATGGTCAACAACAACGTGCGCTTATTACAGCGCTGGAAGCGTCCACACAGGCCACCGAAGAAGCCGAAGCATTCGTGCTGAATCAACTCAAGAAGCACTAA
- a CDS encoding class I SAM-dependent DNA methyltransferase — MREALLAACDFDWSTIDVSVFGSLFQLVKSKEARRSDGEHYTSKANIMKTIGPLFLDELRAEADKLVSSPSTSVAALERFRDSLSELVFADMACGSGNFLLLAYRELRRIETDIIVAIRQRRGETGMSLNIEWEQKLSIGQFYGIELNWWPAKIAETAMFLVDHQANKELANAVGRPPERLPIKITAHIVHGNALQLDWADILSASAAKTYIFGNPPFLGHATRTAEQAQELRDLWGTKDISRLDYVTGWHAKCLDFFKSREGRFAFVTTNSITQGDQVPRLFGPIFKAGWRIRFAHRTFAWDSEAPGKAAVHCVIVGFDKESQPRPRLWDYPDVKGEPVSVEVGQSINAYLVDGPNVLVDKSRHPISSEISPATFGNMARDGGNLLVEVDEYDEVMSDPVAAKYVRPFRGSRELMNGLDRWCLWLVDVAPSDIAQSPVLKKRLEAVKSFRADSKAASTRKMAETPHLFGQRSQPDTDYLCLPKVVSERRSYFTVQRYPSNVIASDLVFHAQDPDGLMFALASSSMFITWQKSIGGRLKSDLRFANTLTWNTFPVPELDEKTRQRIIKAGKKVLDARALHPERSLAEHYNPLAMAPELIKAHDALDREVDKAFGAPRKLTTVRQRQELLFANYEKLISHQP; from the coding sequence ATGCGCGAAGCATTGCTTGCTGCCTGCGACTTCGACTGGTCGACCATTGACGTCTCCGTCTTTGGTTCGTTGTTCCAATTGGTGAAATCGAAGGAAGCGCGCCGCAGCGACGGCGAACACTACACGTCTAAGGCCAACATCATGAAGACCATCGGCCCGCTGTTTTTGGACGAGCTGAGGGCTGAGGCCGATAAGTTGGTGTCTTCTCCGTCGACGTCGGTGGCCGCATTAGAGCGCTTCCGCGACTCCCTGTCTGAGCTGGTATTCGCTGATATGGCTTGTGGTTCTGGAAACTTCCTGCTTCTGGCGTATCGGGAGTTGCGCCGGATTGAAACCGACATCATTGTCGCTATACGCCAGCGCCGCGGTGAAACGGGCATGTCGTTGAATATTGAGTGGGAGCAGAAACTGTCCATTGGGCAGTTCTACGGCATTGAGCTGAATTGGTGGCCTGCCAAGATTGCTGAGACTGCCATGTTCCTAGTTGACCATCAGGCCAACAAGGAGCTTGCCAACGCTGTGGGTAGGCCTCCGGAGCGGTTGCCGATTAAGATTACCGCGCACATTGTGCACGGCAATGCCCTGCAGCTTGATTGGGCAGACATACTCTCGGCTTCTGCCGCCAAGACGTATATCTTCGGTAACCCGCCGTTTTTGGGGCATGCGACGAGAACTGCTGAACAAGCTCAAGAACTCCGAGACTTGTGGGGCACTAAGGACATTTCACGCTTGGACTACGTCACCGGCTGGCATGCAAAGTGCTTGGATTTCTTTAAGTCCCGAGAGGGTCGTTTTGCGTTTGTCACCACCAATTCAATTACTCAAGGTGATCAAGTTCCACGGCTATTTGGGCCTATCTTCAAAGCAGGGTGGCGTATTCGTTTCGCTCACCGCACGTTTGCGTGGGACTCTGAAGCACCCGGTAAAGCTGCTGTTCACTGCGTCATTGTTGGCTTCGATAAGGAGAGTCAACCACGTCCACGTCTGTGGGATTATCCCGATGTAAAGGGCGAGCCAGTCTCAGTGGAAGTAGGCCAGTCCATTAATGCCTATTTAGTAGACGGCCCTAATGTTCTTGTCGATAAATCCCGGCATCCTATTTCGTCGGAAATATCGCCCGCAACTTTTGGAAATATGGCGCGAGATGGCGGCAACCTTCTAGTTGAGGTCGACGAATACGACGAGGTTATGAGTGACCCCGTAGCGGCAAAGTATGTTCGCCCTTTCCGGGGTAGTCGAGAGCTAATGAACGGCTTAGATCGGTGGTGTCTATGGCTTGTAGATGTAGCACCGTCAGACATTGCCCAGAGTCCGGTTCTGAAAAAGCGTCTAGAAGCGGTTAAGTCTTTTCGAGCCGACAGTAAAGCGGCAAGTACACGGAAAATGGCTGAAACTCCGCACTTATTCGGCCAGCGGTCGCAACCGGATACTGATTACCTTTGCCTGCCGAAGGTAGTAAGCGAACGCCGCTCGTATTTCACCGTACAAAGGTATCCATCAAACGTAATCGCTTCTGACCTAGTATTCCATGCTCAAGATCCAGACGGCCTGATGTTTGCGCTAGCGTCGTCGTCGATGTTCATTACGTGGCAGAAAAGCATCGGAGGACGACTCAAGTCTGATCTCCGTTTTGCTAACACTTTGACGTGGAATACTTTCCCAGTGCCAGAACTCGACGAGAAGACGCGGCAGCGAATTATTAAAGCGGGCAAGAAGGTGCTCGACGCCCGCGCGCTGCACCCAGAACGCTCGCTGGCCGAGCACTACAACCCACTCGCGATGGCACCGGAACTCATCAAAGCGCATGATGCGCTCGACCGCGAGGTGGATAAAGCGTTTGGCGCGCCACGAAAGCTGACAACTGTTCGGCAGCGCCAGGAGCTATTGTTTGCCAATTACGAAAAACTCATCTCACACCAGCCCTAG
- a CDS encoding type ISP restriction/modification enzyme, with protein MVAFMHTGTRLTAGYRYTTLGDATNDEAEPAEIKYIDLHGTREEKFSELRDLDLDSDSFQDTGDSWDAGFTPKTNEQWGHYPALNDMYPWTAPGVKPNKTWVYAPERAILEQRWDELIQETSLERKRELSKETSSTKIDASKSPLPGLDTEQDTGHPLVSVEWPSRPTIVEVGYRSFDRQYIIADSRVLDRARPDLWAARSSEQVFLVEFHSRHPKSGPGLMFSSLIPDMNSFKGSDGGRALPMLHPDGQPNVAPGLLAALSERFGREITVQKLTAYIAGISAHPGYVEAFDEELHYSGNRVPLTVDVELWDKAVEIGQFIIWLHTFGDRGHAPNNAKSLFDVESTLPLPTYDTAVGVGMPESVSSCLCVGLGL; from the coding sequence ATGGTCGCCTTCATGCACACCGGCACAAGACTTACCGCGGGCTACAGATACACCACGTTAGGGGACGCAACCAACGACGAAGCCGAACCAGCTGAGATTAAATACATCGACCTACATGGCACTCGGGAAGAAAAGTTCAGTGAACTCAGGGACCTTGACCTCGACAGTGACAGTTTTCAAGACACTGGTGATAGTTGGGACGCTGGATTTACTCCTAAAACTAATGAGCAATGGGGACATTACCCAGCGCTCAACGATATGTATCCATGGACTGCGCCTGGGGTTAAACCAAACAAAACCTGGGTGTACGCACCAGAACGCGCCATCCTAGAGCAGCGTTGGGATGAACTCATACAAGAAACAAGCCTGGAGAGAAAACGAGAATTATCCAAAGAAACTAGCTCTACAAAAATTGATGCTTCAAAATCTCCTTTACCTGGTTTAGATACTGAACAAGACACTGGACACCCCTTGGTCAGTGTGGAGTGGCCAAGCCGCCCAACAATCGTTGAAGTGGGGTATAGGTCTTTTGACCGCCAGTACATCATTGCCGATAGTCGTGTCCTGGACAGGGCAAGGCCAGATCTATGGGCGGCACGCTCTTCAGAACAAGTATTCCTAGTTGAATTTCATTCGCGTCACCCCAAATCTGGCCCTGGCCTTATGTTTTCTAGCTTGATCCCCGATATGAACAGCTTCAAAGGAAGCGACGGTGGGCGAGCGCTTCCTATGTTGCACCCTGATGGTCAACCTAACGTTGCTCCTGGGCTGCTAGCAGCATTATCGGAGCGCTTCGGTAGAGAGATTACGGTACAAAAACTTACTGCTTATATTGCAGGTATTTCCGCCCACCCTGGATATGTAGAAGCATTTGATGAAGAACTGCATTATAGCGGCAATCGTGTGCCACTTACCGTCGATGTAGAGCTGTGGGATAAGGCTGTAGAAATTGGTCAGTTCATTATCTGGCTACATACTTTTGGCGACCGTGGGCACGCACCGAATAACGCAAAGAGTCTGTTTGATGTTGAAAGCACGCTGCCGCTGCCAACCTATGACACTGCCGTTGGTGTTGGAATGCCGGAGAGCGTGTCAAGTTGTTTGTGTGTGGGGCTGGGTTTATAG
- the pbp2m gene encoding penicillin-binding protein PBP2M — MMTKHNRFRQSVIALCSLSAVMLSSCSALPWESDSDVFLKAFNAGDDSKAARYLDHPDPERALHEFRQSLHGVKVNIETSDISNGKKNTHVTWSKDGVELESNGRLVLSGQDGKPQWLPSIFEAQLSDDSALFFAEDKQYDLPIKDRLGNEYMTWTKVIQVRGRKDIASRAQELAQIFAPVSPTTTKEWIEQTLGESQDEDTVLLTLRQEEFRKIQEQLRTFEGISTVEQGRLLSVSKTLNSPLDAELNKYWESVLDANSGWSIRAESSQGMTTVASEPPRRVQPIATTLDITLQSAAKQAVDSEQRAAVLVVLNPRTGGVLAVAQNDKANNQGPIALTGLFPPGSTFKTVTTAAALEAGAVSMDEELPCPSNITVAGRKIPNDHDFDLGSVRLEEAFAQSCNTTQAVISDRLGEDDLQRTALELGIGSDFDVPGMTTLTGSVPRTPAGPPRVEASIGQGEVLASPFGIALMQSTVANGGLLVPPQLIQGEQTVVNKQADQHVSDTTIQSLRTMMKSTIDHGSARSLSDLSALGGKTGTAEIDGKLSNGWFAGTTGELAIASLVIEGDSSQPAVEMAGRFLRSPDVQKFSGIQ, encoded by the coding sequence ATGATGACTAAGCACAATCGTTTCCGTCAGTCGGTGATTGCACTCTGTTCGCTCTCCGCAGTGATGTTGAGCAGCTGTTCAGCTCTACCGTGGGAATCAGACTCAGACGTATTTCTCAAAGCTTTCAACGCGGGAGATGACAGCAAGGCTGCACGGTATCTGGATCATCCAGACCCGGAGCGCGCCCTTCATGAATTTCGGCAGTCACTTCATGGTGTGAAGGTCAACATCGAAACATCTGATATTTCCAATGGAAAGAAGAATACTCATGTGACTTGGTCCAAAGATGGTGTGGAGTTGGAGAGCAATGGTCGGCTCGTCCTTAGTGGACAGGATGGTAAGCCTCAATGGTTGCCTTCGATCTTCGAAGCTCAGTTGAGCGATGATTCCGCACTCTTTTTTGCTGAAGATAAACAGTACGATCTTCCAATTAAAGATCGCTTGGGCAATGAATATATGACCTGGACGAAAGTTATTCAGGTACGAGGTCGCAAAGATATAGCCTCTAGAGCGCAGGAATTGGCCCAGATTTTTGCACCAGTGTCTCCCACAACGACTAAGGAGTGGATCGAGCAGACCTTGGGAGAGTCTCAGGATGAAGACACCGTGCTCCTCACTTTGAGGCAGGAAGAATTCCGGAAGATACAAGAGCAACTTAGGACCTTTGAGGGAATTTCCACTGTGGAGCAGGGGCGTCTCTTAAGCGTGTCCAAAACTCTTAACTCTCCGCTGGATGCTGAATTGAACAAATATTGGGAGTCAGTGCTCGATGCTAATTCAGGATGGTCGATACGCGCTGAGAGTTCACAAGGTATGACGACGGTAGCCTCTGAGCCGCCTCGCCGAGTTCAGCCAATCGCAACCACTCTGGATATCACACTGCAAAGCGCAGCAAAACAAGCAGTGGACAGTGAGCAACGTGCCGCAGTTCTAGTCGTGCTCAATCCTAGAACAGGAGGTGTCCTTGCCGTTGCACAAAATGACAAGGCAAATAACCAAGGGCCAATCGCACTCACCGGGCTATTCCCACCGGGATCGACGTTCAAAACTGTGACCACAGCGGCGGCACTAGAGGCAGGGGCAGTCAGCATGGATGAGGAACTACCTTGTCCTAGCAATATCACCGTCGCTGGACGCAAGATTCCCAACGATCATGACTTCGATCTAGGTAGCGTTCGACTGGAAGAAGCTTTCGCCCAATCATGTAACACAACCCAAGCGGTCATTTCGGATCGTTTGGGAGAAGATGATCTGCAACGGACTGCTTTAGAACTCGGAATTGGCTCCGACTTCGACGTACCAGGGATGACCACACTTACTGGTTCGGTGCCGCGGACACCGGCTGGACCTCCTCGTGTGGAGGCTTCTATTGGACAGGGCGAGGTTCTAGCTAGTCCATTTGGGATTGCGCTCATGCAATCGACTGTCGCTAACGGCGGCTTGCTTGTTCCTCCACAGCTCATTCAAGGCGAACAGACAGTAGTGAATAAACAGGCAGACCAGCATGTCAGCGATACAACTATTCAAAGCCTCCGGACGATGATGAAATCAACAATTGACCACGGTTCAGCTAGGTCGTTGAGTGATCTTAGTGCACTTGGCGGAAAGACTGGTACAGCAGAAATTGATGGCAAGCTTTCCAATGGCTGGTTCGCTGGAACGACAGGGGAATTGGCGATTGCGTCCCTTGTAATCGAAGGAGATTCTTCTCAGCCAGCTGTGGAAATGGCCGGGCGTTTCCTTCGCTCGCCGGATGTTCAGAAATTCTCTGGAATTCAATAA